A single Candidatus Eremiobacteraceae bacterium DNA region contains:
- a CDS encoding succinate dehydrogenase/fumarate reductase iron-sulfur subunit encodes MLVNLEVQRFNPELDAAPHVESFEVEVPDGSTVLEALMHIKDERDGTLSFRRSCRSAICGSCTMSMNGLDGLACKTPIRQLLSQFGKSGVADAKPHEAISSHAGQAHFGEAATAAPVTGAQAAPAADSSPKAANGSGTPVGTVRVGPMHNLPIVKDLVVDMKRFWEKNKSLKPWLVPKNAPPAREYPQSPEEMERLWRPANCIFCGTCYSLCPVVSVDDTFVGPAAIARVGYRFLEDTRDGARNERAKTIVDQNLWLCAHCYACSYCPKHVDPHELIALSCVATIEEGVTDNTGARHAMVVADTIKKTGFLEESQVIPGTLGYFNLIGLSSVMPLGLRLLLKGKMPPLLMRPVPRVTEIREIFKAAEAKRY; translated from the coding sequence ATGTTAGTCAATCTCGAGGTTCAGCGGTTCAACCCAGAACTTGACGCAGCGCCGCACGTCGAGTCCTTCGAGGTCGAAGTTCCCGACGGCTCGACAGTCCTCGAAGCGCTGATGCACATCAAGGACGAGCGCGACGGCACGCTCTCGTTCCGCCGTTCGTGCCGCTCGGCGATCTGCGGTTCGTGCACGATGAGCATGAACGGTCTCGACGGCCTCGCGTGCAAGACGCCGATCCGCCAACTGCTCTCACAATTCGGCAAATCCGGCGTGGCCGACGCGAAACCGCACGAAGCGATCAGCTCGCACGCGGGCCAGGCGCACTTCGGCGAGGCCGCAACCGCTGCGCCGGTCACGGGCGCTCAGGCTGCTCCAGCCGCTGATTCGTCGCCGAAGGCCGCCAACGGCAGCGGCACTCCGGTCGGAACCGTCCGCGTCGGACCGATGCACAATCTTCCGATCGTCAAAGACCTCGTCGTGGACATGAAGCGCTTTTGGGAGAAGAACAAGTCTCTCAAGCCGTGGCTCGTCCCCAAGAACGCGCCGCCGGCGCGCGAGTACCCGCAGTCGCCCGAAGAGATGGAGCGGCTCTGGCGCCCCGCCAACTGCATCTTCTGCGGCACGTGCTATAGCCTGTGTCCGGTCGTCTCGGTCGACGACACGTTCGTCGGCCCCGCGGCGATCGCGCGCGTGGGATATCGCTTTCTTGAAGACACCCGCGACGGCGCGCGCAACGAACGCGCGAAGACGATCGTCGATCAGAATCTCTGGCTGTGTGCGCACTGCTACGCGTGCTCGTACTGTCCGAAGCACGTCGACCCGCACGAGCTCATCGCGCTCTCCTGCGTCGCAACGATCGAAGAAGGCGTCACCGATAACACGGGCGCCCGGCATGCGATGGTCGTCGCGGACACGATCAAGAAAACGGGATTCCTCGAGGAGTCTCAAGTCATCCCGGGCACGCTCGGATATTTCAATCTCATCGGTCTCAGTTCGGTGATGCCGCTCGGCTTGCGTCTGCTGCTGAAAGGCAAGATGCCGCCGCTGCTCATGCGGCCCGTGCCGCGCGTGACGGAGATCCGCGAGATATTCAAGGCAGCAGAGGCGAAAAGATACTGA
- a CDS encoding FAD-binding protein produces the protein MLQHDILVVGGGLAGMRAAVEAAELGLDVGMLSKIHPVRSHSGAAQGGINAALGNREDDTTEAHAFDTVKGSDYIGDQDAIELFADEAPQAIIWLEHMGCIFSRMDDGRIAQRPFGGASFPRTCYCADVTGLVILHTLWEQCQRLNVKVYEEWFATALSVQNGVGSGVVALNVTNGSIEAIRAKATIFATGGAGRSYYKTTNGLSSTGDGMSMAYRAGIPLLDMEFVQFHPTTLKSNGVLMTEGARGEGAYLINALGERFMFKYAPTKGELASRDVVSRAEQTEINEGRGVDGCVFLDLRHLGKQKIMERLPQIRELALDATGIDAIDEPVPITPGMHYWMGGIQTDKHGATPVPGVYAAGECACVSVHGANRLGGNSLLETIVFGKLAARHAADYAARMSAPDFNVRQLESERSRIGAMLANKGGERVNVVRDEMGKAMMEGAGIYRLPASIQVGIDRIRELKQRYKQISLDDKGPVFNTDLTGLLELGFLLDVAETTLAGALRREESRGAHTRLDFPERDDEKWMKHTQARFRPDADPELGDKQVTVTKWQPQARVY, from the coding sequence ATGCTCCAGCACGACATCCTCGTCGTCGGCGGTGGCCTCGCCGGCATGCGCGCCGCGGTGGAAGCGGCCGAACTCGGCCTCGACGTGGGCATGCTTTCGAAGATCCACCCGGTCCGCAGCCACAGCGGTGCTGCTCAAGGCGGCATCAATGCCGCCCTCGGCAATCGCGAAGACGACACGACCGAAGCGCACGCCTTTGACACGGTCAAGGGTTCCGACTATATCGGCGACCAGGACGCCATCGAGCTCTTCGCCGACGAAGCCCCGCAGGCGATCATCTGGCTCGAGCACATGGGATGCATCTTCTCCCGCATGGACGATGGCCGGATCGCCCAGCGCCCATTCGGCGGCGCATCGTTCCCGCGCACGTGCTACTGCGCGGACGTCACGGGCCTCGTCATTCTGCACACGCTGTGGGAACAGTGCCAGCGCCTCAACGTGAAAGTCTACGAGGAATGGTTCGCCACCGCGCTCTCCGTCCAAAATGGCGTCGGCTCGGGCGTGGTAGCGTTGAACGTCACCAACGGCTCCATCGAAGCGATCCGCGCCAAAGCCACGATCTTCGCCACCGGCGGAGCCGGCCGCTCGTATTACAAGACCACCAATGGTTTATCCAGCACGGGCGACGGCATGTCCATGGCCTACCGCGCCGGTATCCCGCTGCTCGACATGGAGTTCGTGCAATTCCACCCGACGACGCTCAAGAGCAATGGCGTGCTCATGACTGAAGGCGCGCGCGGCGAAGGCGCCTATCTGATCAACGCGCTCGGCGAGCGGTTCATGTTCAAATATGCCCCGACGAAAGGCGAACTCGCCTCGCGCGATGTCGTGTCGCGCGCCGAGCAGACCGAGATCAACGAAGGGCGCGGCGTTGACGGCTGCGTCTTCCTCGACTTGCGGCACTTGGGCAAGCAGAAGATCATGGAGCGCTTGCCGCAGATCCGCGAACTTGCGCTCGATGCCACGGGCATCGATGCGATCGACGAACCCGTGCCGATCACGCCCGGCATGCACTACTGGATGGGCGGCATCCAGACGGACAAGCATGGAGCCACACCGGTGCCCGGCGTCTACGCGGCAGGCGAATGCGCGTGCGTCTCCGTGCACGGCGCGAATCGCCTGGGCGGCAATTCATTGCTCGAGACCATCGTCTTCGGCAAGCTGGCGGCGCGTCATGCGGCCGACTACGCAGCGCGCATGTCGGCGCCCGATTTCAACGTGCGGCAGCTCGAATCAGAACGATCGCGTATCGGCGCGATGCTTGCGAACAAGGGTGGCGAACGCGTCAACGTCGTCCGCGATGAGATGGGCAAGGCGATGATGGAAGGCGCAGGCATCTATCGCCTCCCAGCTTCCATCCAGGTGGGTATCGACCGGATCCGCGAGCTCAAGCAACGCTACAAACAGATCTCGCTGGACGATAAAGGCCCCGTCTTCAACACCGATCTCACCGGCCTGCTCGAGCTGGGTTTCTTGCTCGACGTCGCAGAAACGACGTTGGCCGGAGCGCTTCGCCGCGAGGAAAGCCGCGGCGCACACACGCGACTGGATTTTCCCGAACGCGACGACGAGAAATGGATGAAACACACGCAAGCACGATTCCGCCCGGATGCGGACCCCGAACTCGGCGACAAGCAAGTCACGGTCACGAAATGGCAACCGCAGGCGCGGGTCTATTAG